A single region of the Pseudomonas mandelii genome encodes:
- a CDS encoding SDR family NAD(P)-dependent oxidoreductase produces MSVIVITGGSRGIGASAAVHCARRGMGVILTYKSNVQAADSVVQRIKSEGGHAVALELDVSHAGRFGVFVDAVREALQSNWQTTTLGGLVNNAGHGLFNPLETVTEAQFDDLMNVHLKGPFFLTQALLPLMEEGASIVNLTSATTRVVTPGVAPYAAFKGGLEVLTRYMAKEFGERRIRANAVSPGAIRTELGGGLSEEFETLLASQTALGRIGEPDDVGRVIATLLSEESAWINAQSIEVSGGYII; encoded by the coding sequence ATGAGCGTTATCGTCATTACCGGCGGCAGTCGAGGCATTGGTGCCAGCGCCGCAGTGCACTGTGCCCGGCGTGGAATGGGCGTCATCCTGACCTACAAGAGCAACGTGCAAGCGGCGGATTCGGTGGTTCAGCGCATCAAGTCCGAAGGTGGTCATGCCGTCGCCCTTGAACTGGATGTCAGCCATGCCGGGCGCTTCGGCGTGTTCGTCGATGCGGTACGAGAGGCGCTGCAATCGAACTGGCAAACCACCACCTTGGGTGGTCTGGTCAACAATGCCGGCCACGGCCTGTTCAATCCGCTTGAGACGGTCACCGAGGCGCAGTTCGACGACCTCATGAACGTTCACCTCAAGGGCCCGTTCTTCCTGACCCAGGCCTTGCTGCCGCTGATGGAGGAGGGCGCAAGCATCGTCAACCTGACCAGCGCGACGACACGGGTGGTCACGCCAGGCGTGGCGCCTTATGCCGCTTTCAAGGGCGGACTGGAAGTACTGACTCGCTACATGGCCAAGGAGTTTGGTGAGCGACGCATCCGTGCCAATGCCGTCTCGCCCGGCGCCATTCGCACCGAACTGGGCGGCGGCTTGAGCGAAGAATTCGAGACGCTGCTGGCCTCGCAAACGGCGCTCGGTCGCATCGGCGAACCGGACGACGTCGGTCGAGTGATCGCCACGTTGCTGTCCGAAGAAAGTGCCTGGATCAACGCGCAATCCATTGAGGTTTCCGGCGGTTACATCATCTGA
- a CDS encoding VOC family protein, whose amino-acid sequence MLDHVFISVSDTQRSVNFYTAALTPLGITHSLDFDGKDGPPGHPDLKGFGAQGRVFFWLREGVVEGRAAHVGFVANSRGEVDAAYAAAMKAGATDNGAPGARLHYDPNYYAANVLDPDGYSLEFVYKNWQHRQ is encoded by the coding sequence ATGCTTGATCATGTGTTTATCTCAGTCAGCGACACCCAACGCTCCGTCAATTTCTATACCGCGGCGCTCACACCGCTCGGCATCACTCACTCGCTCGATTTCGACGGCAAGGATGGCCCGCCGGGCCACCCGGATCTCAAGGGTTTCGGTGCGCAAGGCCGGGTGTTTTTCTGGCTGCGTGAAGGGGTGGTGGAGGGGCGGGCTGCGCATGTCGGGTTCGTTGCGAACAGCAGGGGCGAGGTCGATGCGGCCTATGCCGCTGCGATGAAAGCAGGCGCTACCGATAACGGCGCTCCCGGCGCACGGTTGCATTACGACCCGAATTATTACGCGGCTAACGTCCTGGACCCGGATGGCTACAGCCTCGAATTCGTCTATAAAAACTGGCAGCACCGACAATGA
- a CDS encoding DUF7693 family protein: protein MPPLTAREVYQQLRDAALELRPLSRLARQPEPGHVHVDIEGWRLSLGVDGARLLHCQRCLAPDGREGELDRWQRYGTDPVSLLSTWELAQIERLLCLQRQP, encoded by the coding sequence GTGCCACCCTTGACCGCCCGCGAGGTTTACCAGCAGTTGCGCGACGCCGCGCTGGAACTCCGGCCGCTATCGCGCCTCGCCAGACAACCCGAGCCCGGCCACGTGCACGTCGATATCGAAGGCTGGCGCCTGAGCCTCGGTGTCGACGGCGCCCGTCTGCTGCATTGCCAACGTTGCCTGGCCCCGGACGGCCGCGAGGGTGAACTCGACCGCTGGCAACGTTACGGCACCGACCCGGTCAGTTTGCTCAGCACCTGGGAGTTAGCGCAGATCGAGCGCTTGCTGTGCCTTCAGCGCCAGCCTTAG